The Kluyvera intermedia genome includes the window ATCTGTTTACGTTTTTGACGAAGAAGCAACCACACCGTTTTCGCCCCCATTTGTTGCAACGCCCGGACATCCTTAATACCCGCTTCATGCAACAGCAATTCCATATGAAAAGAGAGATTGGGTAAATCTTTTAATCGCTGCGGATGCTTTTGATGGGACTTTTCACGTCGCGCATCCTCTAGTGAAAACAGCCCCAGTTGCAATAAAACAGGTTTGTTGGCCCAGAGAGCATCATCTACTTTGAAATACTTAAGCTGAAGCGAGCTTCCTCGTTTACGTAACATCAATAATGGCGGCGAGTGCTGAGTCTGATAAATGGCGGTTTTTTCGCACATCCTCAAATACAGCTCCCCCTCCGCAACCATTGCGAAAACCGTGTCGTCAACGGCAAGGCTGTAACCACCAAACAGCGCTCGTGACCTGACTTTTCCTAACACCGCAAAATATTCCTGGGATTGATAAATCCGTTTATATGATATTACCTTCATGATTAATCCTTAATAATCATGGACATGAATCCATTAAATTCGTTAACGGAACACATAATTAGCAACATAAGGAAGTTCACGCAGGACGGCAAGGTGAATTTCGCCTCCCAGGTAATTAGTGTGCAATTTTGCGAGTTGCTTTCAGAAAATGAGGTTGATCTTTAACATACAGGGTAGTACTGTATATGCATACAGTAACCCACAAGGTTGGATTAGCTATGTATACTTCTGGTGTTGTAAAT containing:
- a CDS encoding TfoX/Sxy family DNA transformation protein, with the protein product MKVISYKRIYQSQEYFAVLGKVRSRALFGGYSLAVDDTVFAMVAEGELYLRMCEKTAIYQTQHSPPLLMLRKRGSSLQLKYFKVDDALWANKPVLLQLGLFSLEDARREKSHQKHPQRLKDLPNLSFHMELLLHEAGIKDVRALQQMGAKTVWLLLRQKRKQISSNVIYSLEGAIQGVHAAALPALKRQELEEWVRNRTHKN